One genomic window of Oncorhynchus kisutch isolate 150728-3 linkage group LG26, Okis_V2, whole genome shotgun sequence includes the following:
- the akap19 gene encoding small membrane A-kinase anchor protein has protein sequence MGCVKSKKSDPTQYANSVEKVDGKLGKQWGENALLVHSETGSGKDSARVDPILLEYAQRLSEEIVARAVQQWLEVDSRYSDIPYIECDVP, from the coding sequence ATGGGATGCGTCAAATCCAAGAAGAGCGATCCGACCCAGTACGCCAACTCGGTGGAGAAGGTGGACGGCAAGCTTGGGAAGCAATGGGGCGAGAATGCGCTGCTGGTCCACTCTGAAACGGGGTCGGGGAAAGACTCTGCCCGGGTGGACCCCATCCTGCTGGAGTACGCCCAGCGGCTGTCGGAGGAGATTGTGGCCCGGGCAGTGCAGCAGTGGCTGGAGGTGGACAGCCGCTACAGTGACATCCCCTACATCGAGTGTGACGTGCCATGA